The DNA segment GCGTGTTGTTGTGTAAGAGCAGAACAACAGATGACAGTGTCACCTGCAGAAAAGTGGAACCTTGCATTTTCATTATTAACTTCTAGACaatttatatatagtaaataataacagCCCCAGTACAGATCCTTGGGGGACTCCCGTACCCACTTCCATTAAGTCTGATTTGATACCTTCCACTTGCACACATTGAATTCTTCCCTTTAAATAAGCATTAAACCACGAGACTACATATCTAACAAAATCTCATGGTCCACTGTATCAAATGCTTTcgttaaatcaataaaaagacatgcACAGTGGTGTTTTCATCTAGGGTTTCATCACAAGCTCAGCTGTAATGGTGCCGCTCTGCATTAAGAAGTTCAGAAGTTACGGTGGTATAATTATTAGTCTGAAACAATGACCCAGAGGCAGTAAAGTGGCTATTAAAACAATTGAGCATTTGTGATTTATCCACTGTTTTAATACCATCTTTTGATAAGCAGTGGGGAAGACCTGAAACAGATCTGTTACCAGTCAGAAACTATGTTTTTCCAGAACTTACTAGCATTTGCTGATTGTTTAGTTTTATCAAGAAAGTACTCTGCTTTTGCCTTTCTAATCATAACTGTGCGTTTGTTACGAAGCGGTTTAAAATACAACCAATCAGGATTCAAGCTGGTTTGTCTGGCCTTAGCATCAGACAATGCAGTTGATCCCGACTTTAACTTTACATGTTGTAAAAGGTGCATACTTGTTAATAATCAGAataaaattgtcataaaaatattttaatatttaatgtaattttgtccCATTCAAACTGAGCGAAGTCGTATAAAACACCTTGTATATTAAAGTGTTTCATACAGTGCTTGGTGATAATTGTTGATAAGAGTTGTTTCTGCTTGGACAATTTTATATCTCTAGCTATATATCGGAAGCTAGAGAACTACtcgagcagcagatcatcatattagaatgatttctgaagatcatgtgacactgaagactggagtaatgatgctgaaaatacagctgcacatcacagaaatacattacactttaacagagatttacacagaaaacagctgttttacattctaataatatttcacaatttttactgtatttttgattgcataaatgcagccttgttgagcagaagaacatttataaaagtattgttttttgtCTTTCACTCGGCCATCATAGTTCAGGTGTGTGCAGGGCTGACCTGGTTGAAGGTTTTGAAGTGCAGCTCCTTGTAAAGAGCGTCGCGGTCCTCGACCTCCATCCATCCGGTGGCCCTCAGCTCCAGGAGGAAGTGCTCTCGCTCGGAGGAGGACAGCCAGTCTGCGCCCTGGACACAACACCATCACATCatactaataaataaacacatcataCGATTAATCTTTCACTCAGACTGAGAGAGTGTGAATAGTGTGCAGTAAAACagataaaactgcacattgtGTTTCCTATACTTGCACAGATTCAAAACGTCCTTCTTCAATGGTCTAGACGTTTATGcattcataaaattattttaaaaaacacttaacatTCGACTACCTGTGCATCAAACCAAATTATTACAACCTAACCTCaacatactatttttatttttttttgtttaatgtaaatttaagatGCAACTGATTCTAacctttaaaatgattaaaataattacagcatAATTAAGTTACTAAAATCATCCATAGTTATTTAGTATTGTTACAAAAGTGATTAAACGGAATGCTTTCATTAGGACAGCAGTGATAAAGTGATAATAGAATGAAATTTAACTTCTAAAATTCATTAACTTTACGGTTTACGGctaaatttacatataaatgtgttataaatgtacacaaagtcagaaaatataaacattatacaaataaaaatctatgtatgtatgtatgtatgtatgtgtgtgttaacgGGTGTGTTGCGCCATCTGTCGGTGAACAGAGTTATAAAACACTCAGACCGATAAAACTGCAGTTCCACACGCGTCCTCTAGAGGCGCTCGAGGTGTGTTGACTGGCGCTCTCGCGGTTCATTTGGGACGCAACTTATGTCTCAAACTCAACAAGCCTCTAAACACCCCAAGCCTGTCTTTCTGGAAAAACGATGTTTTATTTCTCTGATTAGCAGCCAAATACTAGATCGAGTTAGCGTTCAAGCAGGCGCTATCCTCCAACCGCGACGCCGCTGATTGGTCGAGTAGCCGCCCACGTcacactcacgcacacgcacgcacagcCGCGAGTGAAAGCGTTCGCAAGTCTTGAAATGAGAATAATATCTCACCATTTTCCCCGCGCCAGCGTCAGCAGACAGGAAACAGCGCGTTAGTCTGGAGAAAGCGCTCGGCCATCGGCGGCCAGGG comes from the Cyprinus carpio isolate SPL01 chromosome B21, ASM1834038v1, whole genome shotgun sequence genome and includes:
- the LOC109081488 gene encoding pterin-4-alpha-carbinolamine dehydratase 2-like, which codes for MSGLMFTLTPGRRWPSAFSRLTRCFLSADAGAGKMGADWLSSSEREHFLLELRATGWMEVEDRDALYKELHFKTFNQAFGFMCRVALQAEKMNHHPEWFNVYNKVQITLSTHDCGGLSKKDIRLAKFIDKVALSL